TTTTAGATGCCGCAGGCGGCGATTAGTTTTTCGTCCTCGGATTCATGAAGTTTGATGGCCTGGGCGGGGCATTCGGCAACGCAGATGCCGCAGGCCCGGCAATCCCTGACGCTGATTGCGGCCACGCCCTGTCCGTCAATTTTCGGGATCTCCCAGGGGCAGACGCGGACGCAGGTCAGGCAGGAGACGCAGAGATCGCGTTCCACCCAGGCGGCCTTGCCTTTGTCGAGAAGATCCTGTTCGCTGATGATCCCTTGCTGCAGGGCCAGTTCCCGCAGGGCGTTCATGATATCGGCAAAGCGAACGTCCTGAGGGCAGACAAATACGCAGCTTCGGCAGCGTGAGCAGAACCAAAGCAGGTTGGAGTGAAGCAGTCTGTCTTTCAGTCCCATGCGGATCATGTGGATAATCTTTCTCGGGTCAAAGTCAGGTATTGCCTGGCTTACCGGGCAGATTCCGCTGCAGGCTCCACAGGAAAAACATCGGTTCAGATATTCACCACCCGGGAGGTCAGTCACTTCAGCGCTGAAGGCGGGATTGATTTCTTTACTGGCGATTCCCATTATTTTCCTCTAGTTGAAATGAAATAAATATAAAAATAGTGAAATTGCATGTGCTGCAACAGGGTACATCCCAAAAAAGCAACAGAAATGCTACTCAAAAGAAGATGGTTTGTCAACCTCAGCTGCTGTGGAAAAACAAATAACCAGTCGGGATCATAGGTATTTCTACGAGTGGGCGAGGTGCCGGCCGCTCTAGACCAGCAGGCGGAATTCGCCCTTGCCGAGCAGGTCATGCAGGTGGAGCATGCCGACCAGGCGGCCGGACTTGTCCTGTACCGGCAGGATGGTCACCTCGTAACGCTGCATAATGGACAAGGCGTCGGCGGCGAGCAGATCGTCTTCGATCGTCTTCGGCGAAGGGGTCATGACGTCGCGGGCCGTCATTGTCGTGGTGTCCACCGGTTGCGGTTTGCTGATCAACCGACGCAGGTCGCCGTCGGTGATGATGCCGCAGAGTTCCATGTCGTTGTCGGCAACAAGGACCGCGCCCAGGCTTTTTTGGTTGAGGGCTTCAATTGCCTCGCGTAATGTGGCCCCGCTGTTGACGAGGGGGATGAGGGAGCCGGTCAGCATCACCTCGCGGACTTTCACTTTCAGCCGTTCGCCAAGGCTGCCGCCGGGATGATTGCGGCGGAAATCGCTGGCGGCAAACTGTTTTTTTTCAATAAGCACCACGGCCAGTGCGTCGCCCATGGCAAGCGCCGCCGTAGTGCTGGCCGTGGGGGCGAGTCCAAGTGGGCAGGCCTCCCGGGGAACCTGGGCGGAAAGAACCACATCGGCGAATCTGGCCAGGGTCGAGTGTTTGTTGCCTGTCAGGGCGATGGTTTTCACCCCTCTTTTTTTCAGGGTGGGCAGCAGCAGTGACAATTCACTGGTTTCGCCGCTGTAGGATATGGCCAGCACCACATCGTTATGATCGACAATGCCCAGGTCGCCGTGCATTGCCTCCACCGGGTGGAGAAAAAACGAGGGGGTGCCGGTGCTGTTGAAGGTGGCGGATATTTTCTGGGCGATAATGCCTGATTTGCCGATGCCGGTAATGATGATACGGCTCGGGCAGTTCATGATCAGTGCAATGGCCCGGTTGAATTCATCGTCAAGCTGATCAAGGAGCGCGACAATGCCGTCCGCTTCAATCTGCAGCACCTCTCTGGCAAGGGGAAGAGACATGGTCTGTGCTACGCTCCGCATCCCGAGCAGAGGGAAAGTTTGTGAAAGTCTGTGTCCGGCTCCACCGGATAGCGGTTGTTGAAGCAGGCCAGGCAGAAGTTTTCCGCCGGCATGCCGGTTGACTCAACCAGCCCTTCGAGGCTCAGGTAATGGAGGGAGTCGAGTTCCAGGTACTGACGGATTTCGTCAATTGATTTGTTGGCGGCAATGAGCTGGACCTGGGAGGGGAAGTCGATGCCGTAGTAGCAGGGATAACGGGTCGGGGGGCAGCTGACCATCATGTGCACCTCCTTGACCCCTGATTTGCGCAGTGAGCGGATACGGCTGCGGCCGGTGGTGCCCCGGATAATGGAGTCTTCAATGATGATCACCCGTTTTCCCCGCAGGAAAGAACGCACCGGATTGAGTTTGACCCGGACGGAGAAGTCGCGCATGGATTGGGAGGGTTGAATAAAGGTGCGTCCCACATAATGGTTGCGGATCACTCCCATTTCCATGGGGATGCCGGACTCCTGGGAATAACCGATGGCCGCATAATTCCCGGAGTCGGGAAAGGGCATGACGAAATCGGCGTCCACTTTGCATTCCCGTGCAAGAATCTGGCCCATTTTTTTGCGGCAGCTGTAAACATTGAGGCCGAAAATATCACTGTCCGGGCGGGCAAAATATACTTGTTCGAAAATACAGTAACTCGGGGTGCATTTTTCCTGGAGAAAGAAAGATTCAATGCCGTTTTGATCAATGATAAGCACTTCGCCCGGTTCAACATCCCGCATGTAGTTCGCCTCGATGAGATCAAGGGCGCAGGTTTCGGAGGCGACCACATAGGCGCCGTTGGACTTCTTGCCGAGGCAGAGAGGCCGAAAACCGTTGGGGTCGCGAACAGCGACCATTTTGTCTCGGGTCATGAGCAGAATGGAATAGGCCCCTTTGATGCGACGGAAGGTTTCGCCGATCGCTTCGGGAAAGGGGAGATGGCTCATTGAGGCAAGGAGGTGCACAACCACTTCGCTGTCCATGGTGGATTGAAAGATCGAGCCGTTCTGTTCCAGTTCATCCTTGAGTTTGCGGATATTGACCAGGTTGCCGTTGTGGGCCACGGCGAAAAAGCGATCGCGGTGCCGGGCGGTAAATGGTTGGGCGTTGACAATGGTCGACGAGCCGGTTGTTGAATACCGGACATGGCCCACAGCCATGTGGCCGTGCAGTCGTTGCAGGTTCTTTTCGGTGAAAACCTCGGAGACAAGCCCCATGGCTTTGTGTTCGAAGATCTGATTGCCGTCGCTGGTAACAATGCCGGCACTTTCCTGGCCGCGATGCTGCAGGGCGTAAAGTCCGAAATAGGCGAGTTTGGCGGAGTCGGGGTGCCCGAAAATGCCGCAGATGCCGCATTCTTCCTTGGGGCGCGATGAGGCTGCGTGAAGAGCCATGTTTTTCCCTCTTTTGTTCAAAGCGGTTCGTAATCGTATGCTATTTAATGTTCCGCGTATCAATTCGCGTTCGGAAAATAATGGACGAGGTTATGAAGTAAACAATATATGCTCAAAAAAAAATTGTTACTTTACCCCCATTATTGCGAAAAAGAAATGATTTTTTGGTGCGGGAGCGGGCCGGTGGAATTTTTCGCGTCTCTTTCGGCGCAGGTCTTCGTGGGAGAGTTGAAGGCCTGCGCGCCTCTTTTCAGCCGGTCAAATCCGGAAAGCCCGTGATTTCTATACGTCAATAGTGTGGTTGATTTCGATCTGATGTTTTTTTAACCTTTTCCAGAGAGTGACCCGGCTGATGCCGAGGATGCGGGCGGCTTCGGATTTGTTGCCGTCCGCGGCCTTCAGTGCCTGGAGCAGCCGCTGGCGCTCGTTTTCCGCCTTGTTGATTCTGGATTTGACCTGCGGGATATTTAATATTTTCGGGTGGCCGGCAAAATGTGAAGGAAGGTGGTCGGGAAGAATGAGGCCGCCGGGGCAAAGGACATAGGCATATTCAATGACGTTGATAAGTTCTCTGACGTTGCCGGGCCAGTTGTACCGGACGAGGAGCTCCATTGTTTCCCGCGAGACGCCGTGTATCTCTTTGCCGGTCTTCAGGGAGGTCCGCTCGATGAAAGTTTCTACCAGCAGGGGAATATCCTCTTTTCTTTCCCGCAGGGAGGGGGTGCAGATGGGAATGACGCCGATGCGGTAATAGAGGTCTTCCCGAAAAAGTCCTTCCTTGATCAATTTCTGTAGATTTTTGTTTGTTGCGGAGATGATTCGGACATTGATGGGGATGGGTTGATGGTCGCCGACCCGCTCTATTTCCTGTTCCTGGAGAACGCGCAACAGTTTGGTTTGCAGGGGAGGGGGCATGTCGCCGATTTCGTCGAGAAAAATGACCCCGCCGTCGGCAGCCTCAAAACGGCCGACGCGATCGGACTGGGCGCCGGTAAAAGCCCCCCTGGCATGCCCAAAAAGTTCACTTTCAAGCAGGTTCTCGTTCAGCGCCGCGCAGTTGACCTTGATATAGGGCTTGTCTCTTCTGCTGCTTAATCTGTGCAGCGCCGAGGCGATGAGTTCCTTGCCCGTGCCGCTTTCGCCGTAAATGATGGCTGGTGAATCCGATTGCGCCGCGCTTCTGGTGAGGTCGAAGAGCTTGCGCATCATGGGGGTATTGCCTATCAGTCCCTGGAATCCCTCTTCGTGATGCAGATGCCGTTTGAGAAAACTGATGACCCTGTCCTTTTCCTCAATCGCGCTCATGTCGGTAAGGTTTTCCACTCCGGCCAGGATGTTGCCGGCATCGTCTCTTAATATGGCGGCATTTTTGAAGACCGAGACCAGGGAGCCGTCCTTGCGGCGAAATGCGCATTTCAGGGCCCGCACCTCGCCGCTCTGGAAAAGGCCGCAAAATTTCCCCTTCCCCTTTTGTTTTGCACCGAAACAGGAATCGCATTCCAGTATATCGCATTTTTTGCCGATCAATTCCTCTTTTGTATACTGCAGCATCTCTTCCAGTGCCTTGTTAATATAAAGAATCCTGCCCGATGAATTAATCAGCATGAGGCCTTCGCTCATTGTTTCGATGATTTTATAGCTGTTTTCCTTTGAAAAAAGGTCGATCATGGCTTCCTCCGGGGGGGTAATGTTTCCGGGATGTTACCAGATGTTAATTGTTAATGCACGTGTTAATCATGTGTTAATCGTGTTAACCTGTGAACGTTGTGTTTTTGCGGGGAGAAGAATCAGAGGTCGGGATGGCCCTGGTAACATATGAGAAATAAAGGATAAAAAAAATATTTAAACAACTTACTGGGTTTTGGGTTAAAAATTGCTTTAATGGGCGGCATCACTGGAAGGGGTGATTTTTTTGAGAGTGTACAATGTGTAATACAGTCGCGTCGTGCCGGTTAAGCGGCAGGACAAATCAAGAAAATTAGGAGGGAATTCAAAGAATGAAAAAGTACAACAGGTTGTTTTCACTGTGTCTGGTTGCTGCATTTGCCGTCCCGGTTGCGGCCAATGCCAATGAAAACCATAAGGAAATCAGCGGGCCTTTTGCCACACCCATGGATGTGACCAAAAAATGCCTTGAGTGTCACGAGGATGCAGCCAGGGATGTGATGGCCACATCCCACTGGACCTGGAGCCTGGAGCAGGATGTGCCGGGACAGGGCAAGGTGCAACGGGGGAAAAAAGACGTTATTAATAATTTCTGCATTTCCATCAACTCGAACTGGCCGCGCTGTACGAGCTGCCATGTCGGCTATGGCTGGAAGGATGCGAATTTTGATTTCAGCGATGAAAGCCGGGTGGACTGCCTCATCTGCCATGATACGACCGGAACCTACGTCAAGCCGCCGGCCGGAGCAGGCATGCCGGCGGGATTTACCGGCAAGCCCGGTATGGACAAACAGCCCGTTGACCTGGTGAAGGTCGCCCGGAATGTCGGTAAGCCGGAGCGGGAGGATTGTCTCGGCTGCCATGCCAATGGCGGCGGCGGCAATAACGTCAAGCACGGGGATATCGATCAGTCGCTGATCATGCCGACGAAAGAGATCGATTTTCATATGGGCACCGACAGTCTGAATTTCACCTGTCAGGAGTGCCATTCCGGCTCAGGCCATCATCTTCGCGGCAACGCGTTGCTTGTTTCCCCGGCCGGCAATAATCCGGTCACCTGTACTCAATGCCATGAGGAAAAACCCCATGCCGAGTCCCTGTTGAATAATCATGTGGACACGGTTTCCTGTCAGGCCTGCCATATCCCGGTCTTTGCCAAGAAGGATGCCACCAAGATGAGCTGGGATTGGTCGCAGGCCAAGAAGATGCCGAAGGAACAGGCCGAGGAAAAAGATGCCCATGGCCATGCGGTTTTTCTGGCGAACAAAGGTCGTTTCGTCTATGAGGAAAAGGTCGTGCCGACCTATGCCTGGTACAACGGCAGCGCCGGTGCGTACAAGCTGGGGGACAAAATTGATCCGGCCGAGGTGACCAGGTTGAATTACCCGCTGGGCGATATCCATGACGCCGGAGCCAAGATTCACCCATTCAAGGTGCATACGGGCAAGCAGATTTATGATGTCAAAAATAAATATTTCATTACGCCGAAGGTTTTCGGGTTTCCGGGTGACGAGGACGCCTTCTGGGTGGGCTTTGACTGGAACAAGGCTTCCGCCGCCGGCATGAAGGAAAGCGGCCTTGATTACAGCGGAGAGTACGGCTTTGCCCCGACAGTGACTTACTGGCCGATTAATCATATGGTTTCCGCCAAAAACGAGGCGGTTGGGTGTCTCGACTGTCACGGCGACAAGGGCCGCATGGATTGGAAAGCCCTGGGGTATGCCGGAGATCCCATGGTGACCAAAGGCGCGGGCCGGGCAAAAAAATAATTTTCACATTGCCCTTTGCGGTTTGACTGCTATGATAAAGCCGGGTCCCTTTTGCTGGGGCTCGGTTTTTTTTTGTTGTTCCGGCGCTTGAACGTGAAGGAGGAGGATACATGGCAGAAAATGTAGATGATATTACCATTGATTATGAAGAGGACGGCGTTTTGATCGTTAAGGAGATTGATAAGGTCGTTCTCTCCAAAGGCGCATGGTCGACGATAATTTTCCGTTACCAGCAGTGGGATCGTAAAAAAGAGGAATACAGCGACGACCGCTATACCATCCGTCGCTATCGAAAAATCAGCGGCTCCTATCAGGCACAGGGCAAGTTTAATATTTCCAGCAAAGAGCAGGCGCAGAAGATTGTCGCTGCCTTGCAGGGCTGGATTTCTTGATCAGGTCGGCTGTTGTAACGGATTGGTTCGGCGGAACCGGATGCTGCTTGAGCTGGAAACGTTTTGGAAATAGCGGTCCGCCCCTGGAAAATATTTGCGATAAAGATTATAGTAATGAAGAGCATGGGAGCGGGGAGCATGTCCATTTCGCCGCCATCCGGCTCTCCGTGAAGTTCTGATCCCCGGCGGAGCCCGGTGTGTCCGGGGAAGCGAGGAGGAGAAAGTGAAGACCGATTTCAGGATAGATTGTATCAGTCTGACCGCGGCCCATTTCATGACCTTTCCCCAGACGCCGCAGAGCGAGAAGATTCTGCAGCAGAATTACAATGATCAAAGTGACCGGGCGCAGGCCGTAAAGTCCGCTATCGGCAACGAAGCCAGGGAAAAGGCCATGTCGAGGGTGACAGGCGGCGGGTTCAGTGCTTATATTTGAGCCATGAGCGCAGATTGTCGCAGCGTGGGCGATTCTCGCGCAGGTGGGTTGCGAAGGGTCTGTTTTCTCTTGACAGCGGGCAATGAGGGAATTACAAAAAAAATCACAAATGCCTTAGGGTGAGGTTTTTTATGAAGTTCTGGTGGTCGAAAAAAAAATGTTCCCGGCAAGGAGGCAAATGCCCTCAGGGTAACTGCGGCAAGAAATGTCAGGCGTTAAGCGACATTTCCCCGGGGAAATGCGTGTGCGTGAAAAGGCATCACTCCTGTGGCGCGGTTCGGCAGCGGCTTCTTGACCTCGGCATCATCCCGTCGGTAAAAATCAATGTTGTCAATCGTGCTCCTCTTGGCGGTCCTCTTCAGTTGCGCATCGGCGAGTCCAATCTTGTTCTCAGCATGTCCGAGGCTGCCCTGATCGAAGTTGAAGTCTGATTTTCCTTTCTTTTTCGTTGTCTTTCTTTTCTTTCCCTCTTTGAAAAAACGTTCAGATAGGCTAGTTTATATGGTATGTTGAAAAAAATCTCGGGTGTTTTTTTGTTGTTCCATGCCAATCAACGGGAAGACGCTTCAGATGAGCGGAATCTGCGTAAACGGAGATGAGTAGGTTATGACGGGTGTTGCTGCTGAGCAGGAGCTGTATCAGGCCTGCCGGATCATATTCGGGCCGAATCTTGCCGTATCACGAGAATTTCTTGAATATATTCAGCTTTCCGGCGTGAAAAGCGCTTTCCGGAAAAAGGCGATGGAGACACATCCCGACCGGTTGACGGGACAGGATGAGTTGGCCAGGCGACAAGGCGCCCGTCTTTTTCATGCCGTCAAAATCGCCTATGAGCAGTTGACCCGCTATGTCGATGCCCGGGACAAGGGTTTCCGCTTTCCCGGCCTCAGTCCTGCCTGTGCCCCGCACTTCTCCGGTGTCACAAGAAATTGCGGTCGCCAAACCGCGTCCCATTGGTCAGGCGCTTCATCGGCGAAACCTGGTTTTGCTGCCGGGAAAGCCTCACGGCAAGCTTTTTACGGCAGGAACCTTTATCAGGGGCGTATCCCTGAACGGCGGCTTCTTTTCGGACAATACCTCTATTACGCGGGCCAGGTGTCCTGGCAGGATCTGAATCAGGCTCTTCTGTGGCAACGGGCGCAGCGTCCCCGCCTGGGAGAGATTGCCCGGGAGCGCGGCTGGTTGCGCCGTGAAGATATCCTGACCGTGTTGCGGTCCGCTGTTCAAGCCTCGCGACCGTTTGGTGAGCGGGCATTGGGCCTGGGACTGTTGACCCATTCCCAGCTTCAGCTTCTCCTTTTTGAGCAAAAACGGCGCCATCAAAGGGTTGGCGAGTACTTCGTCCTGCACCGCATCATGAGCCGGCCCCAGCTTCAGCTTCTTCTCTCCCGCTTTAACCGGCACAATGCAATGCATGCCCGGTCCCGTCGTTTCTCCGTGAAATAGTGATATATAACAATCTTATATATCTCATTGTCGTTATTTTTGTCCTTTCCACCAATGGTGTACCGGAAGTTCCCCAGTTCGGTCCGCTGTCGTTTCTTTTGCTTTTCTGTCTGAAAGCTCTGGGTTTTGTGCTGGTGGTCCGGATTTTGTTGCAGGGCAAAAGGATCACCCAGGCGGCTGATTATTTTGCCGCTGAACAGAAGCTGTCAATTATGGCCATTATCTGGCTGGCGGTTGATGTCTATTTTCTTGACTGCCAGTATTACTTTGCCCTGATACCGGGCAGTGCGCGACTGCCCATCCTGGTCAGCATCTGCGGCATCATGCTCTTTTTTTTCTATCTCAGCATCTTGTGGCTGGGGGCGCGACGGCAATATGGGCGCATTTTCGGTCGCAACTATGCAGCCGGTGCCTTTGTCACAATCAATCTGAAGAACAATATCCCCATTATTCTTCCCTGGCTGCTCCTTTCCCTGTTGGCCGATCTGTTGCTGTTGCTGCCTTTTCCAGGAATAAAAAGGTTTTTTCATTCCTCCTGGGGCGAGCCGCTTTTTTTTCTGGTCTTTTTTATCTTGCTCGCCGTTGTCCTGCCCGGCATTATCACCCGCTTGTGGGGATGCCGGCCCATGGAACCCGGGCCGGTCCGCAACCATGTTGAGGCGTTCTGCCGCAGGCTGCGGCTGCAATATGCCGATATCCTCATCTGGCCCCTGTTTGAAGGGCAGGTGCTCACCGCCGGGGTCATGGGCATGACCAAACGCTTCCGTTATCTGCTGTTTACCCCGGCGCTGCTTGACAGCATGACCGTTGACGAGGTGGACGGGGTGATGGCCCATGAGATCGGCCATGTGAAACGATATCATCTCCAGCTTTATATGGTGCTCCTCCTCGGATTCAGCCTCATCGCCCAGCTCGGCACCTATGTCTTTATGTATCTGTTGTTGCAATCAAGCTATTTTTATCAGCTGACCGCCTTTTTGGGCAAGAAAACCGACGTGGTGCTGATTTTTTTCAGCTCCTTCGGGTTGCTTGTGCTGCTGATTCTGTATTTTCGCTATGTGTTCGGATTTTTCATGCGGAACTTTGAACGCCAGGCTGATCTCTATGCCATGGAGAGTCTCGGCGCCAGCCGGGGAATAATCAATGCCCTGGAAAAAGTGGCCTGGCTCTCCGGCAACATCCGGGACCTGCCCAGCTGGCACCACTTCGGCATCGGTGAACGGGTTGATTTTCTGCAGCGTTGCGAAAAAGAGCCGAGGCATATTTATCGTCATCATCGCAAGGTGTATGGGGCCTTGCTGGCCTATCTCGCCGTTCTTGTGCTGACCGGTTTTACCCTGTGGAAAATGCCCAGTGATCTGCTGGAGCGAGCGCCCCTTGATCATCTTGCCAAGCTGTATCAGGAAAAGACGGTGGAAGAACCGCAAAACCCGCTGTGGTTCCACCTTTTAGGTGATCTGCAACAGGGACGGCATCATTACCGGGAGGCGGTGGCCGCCTACGAAAAGGCACTGGCTCTGGCCCCGGAACATCCTGAGGTGCTTAATAACTTCGCCTGGGTGCTTCTGACTGCAACCGATGCCGGCGTGCGTGATCCGGCCAAGGCTTTGATGCTGGCGCGAATTGCGGCGGCCCAACGGCCGGCCGGCTATATTCTTGATACCCTGGCCACGGCTTACTGGCAGAACGGTTTTCCGGAAATGGCGCAGCAGATGGAGCAGGAGGCCATTCGGGTCGATCCGGAGCATCGGAATTATTATGAAAAGCAGTTGCAGCGGTTTTCCGGGGGAACTGAGGAAACACGATGAGTGAAGTCAAAACGGGCAAGGCCCACCCAGGCGGCGGCCTTGTCCTGCTTTATACCGGCGACGGCAAAGGGAAGTCAACCGCTGCTTTTGGTCAGGCGATGCGTGCCGCCGGCCATGGCATGAAGGTTTGCATTATCCAGTTCATCAAGGGAAAATGGCAGACCGGCGAGGCAATGAGCTTTGCCCGGCTGGCCGACAGGGTGGAGTTTCATGTCAAGGGCAGCGGCTTTACCTGGTTGAGCGATGATAAGTCGGCAGCGATCCGGGCGGCTGAAGAGGCCTTTGCTTTTGCCGCGGAAAAAATTATGAGTAACCGTTTCGACATGGTTGTGCTTGATGAACTGACCTATCTCATCACCTACGGCATGGTGGCGGAAAACGAGGTGCTTGAGCTGATCAAACGGCGGCCGGCCGCGCTGCATCTGGTGATCACCGGGCGGGGGGCAAGCGAAAATTTGATGAATGCCGCGGATCTTGTTTCCGAAATCAGGATGATCAAGCATCCCTATGAAAAGGGGATTGAAGCAAGGAAAGGAATCGAATTTTGACCGCCATGGCGGTCAAGGGATTTCTTTGTCGGTTTTTCCTGCCGGGGCGGGTGGGGTGGCAAAGTCGAGCAGCCTCAGGTCGTGACCGCTGACTAAGGCCCGGCCAAGGATTGCACCGATACAACGTGCTTGCTCGAGTTGCCCTTTGTCGTGCCCGTAGCGTGGATAATATTTGCCGATGAGCCGTGACTTTTCCGGCGATTTACCGGCAAGTTTCAGGAAAACTCCCAGGGTGCGCCACGGCTCCTTGCTGGGGTGGGTGAAAATGATCCGGTTCACCACCCTTGCCCCTTTTTTTCGCAGCAACCGCCGCAGGCCGAACCAGTGCAGGCGCCAATACCCTCGGCAGGAGATGAGGGGAATCACCTTGCGGCCGGTAAAGAGCTGTTCCCCGTCCCGGTCAAGCAGCGAAAGAACCGGCCCGCTGGGGTGATATGACCAGGTGGGACCGGCAAGGAGGACCAGGTCGTACGGCGACCAGCATTTCTCCGCCAGGGGTGCAATGGGAACGCGCATTCTGAAGAAGGTGAGCAGCATCATTGCCACGGTGGCCCGTACTGATCCCAAGGGAAAACGGATGGGCTTGATCGGTCTCAGCCGTTCAATGGTGACGGATACGCCGGTGGTTTCAAGACCGCTTGCCAGTCGGGCGAGCAGATTGCTTGTCTGACCGCTCAGGGAAAAACAGATGATCAGGATTTTTTTTGCAGCTGATTTTTCCATGGCCTGAGATATTACCCTATGAAAAGGAATTTTTCATTATGGAAAAAATGTATGATGTCGTCATCGTCGGCGCCGGGATTTCCGGGCTGGCCACTGCCCATTTTCTCAAAAAACAGGCTCCTGGTTTGCGTGTTCTGCTGCTTGAGCAGAGCGACCGGGCCGGCGGTGCCATCCGTTCGTTCCGGCAAGACGGTTTCCTGGCCGAATGGGGCCCCCACGGTTTTCTTGACAATGCTCCGGAGAGCCGGGAAATCATGGAGGATACCGGACTTTATCAGGAGGCGCAGCAGGCGCCGCTCGGTGATTTTCACCGTTATGTCTGCCATCGCGGCAGGCTGGTGCAGATTCCGCAGAAACCGGGAAAAATCTTGAGCACTCCCTTGTTGTCTCCTTGGGATAAAATCAGGGTGCTGGGTGATTTGTGGATCAAGCCGGACCCCCGGGATCAGACAATCGGCCAGTGGGCGGCAAGGCGTTTCGGAAAAGGGATCCTGCCGCTGGTCGATGCAGCGGTTACCGGGAGTTTCTCCGGTGATTTCAATCTGTTGAGTATCGATGCGGTGATGCCTGGGGTGCGAAGACTGGAGCAGGAACATGGTTCCTTGATCCGTGGGCTTTTTAAAAAGATGAAGGCGGCAAAATCCAAGGACAAGGGGCGGCTGCCCGCCATGAATAATTTTCCCCAGGGGCTTGAGCGGCTGGTGGAGGTCATGGCCAAGGAAAAGGATATCCGGTTCAATGCCGGGGTGCGCGGGTTGACCAGGGAGCAGAGCGGCTGGCGCCTTGTCACGGCAGACAGCGAGGTGCGGGCGACAAATCTTGTCATGGCCCTGCCGGTAAACAGCAGCCTGCCCCTGTTGACCCCTTTCGGCGCTCCACCCTTGCCGGAGGTGCCGGTCTCCACCATTTGCAATGTGGTGCTGGGTTTTGACGACAGTGCCAAAGTGCCTGCCGGGTTCGGCTATCTTGCGCCCGAGAGTGAAAAGAGGTTTACCCTGGGAGTTCTCTTTTCATCCCACATGTTTCCCAATCGCGCCCCAAAAGGCAAGGTGCTGCTGGAAGCCCTGGTGGGTGGTCGCAGGCATCCCGAGCGGCTCGCCCTGGCTGATGAGGAGATAATCGCTTCCGTCCTCCGTGATATTTCCCGGTTGCTGGAACTGCCCGAGAAACCGGTCTTTGCGAAAGTTCTCCGTCCTTCCGGCGGCATTCCCCAACTGGAAATGGGTCACCCGAAAATGCTTGCCTACCGCGGCGAGATCGAAAAAAACAACCAGGGACTCTATGTCTGCGGTTTCGGCTGGGACGGCATCGGCATCAACGATATGATCAAATCGGCCAAGAAAGCTGCCGCATCGATCAGTGCCGGTGGACGAAAAGCGGAAGAGGCTGCGCCGGTGAAACCGGTTTATTTCTAGAGGTTCGGAGACAGAAGTTTGCAGTTGCCGGTTTGCGGTTGATGGCTTGAGGCATTTCAACAAGAAATGATTCTTTAACCGGCACCTGTCTGATTATCTGTTCATCACAGAAACTTTTTTTCCAGCCGGTCCTCAAGAAGCTCGACCTGGCGCCTGAGGCTGGTGTTGCGTGTCCTTTTATCGGTGATCGCCCTGATGGAATGAACCACGGTGGAGTGATCCCGGTTGAAGGCCTTGCCGATGTCGGTCAACGGCATATCCGTATATTTGCGCGACAGATACATGGCAATCTGCCGGGGGAGCGAGATGGA
This region of Desulfobulbaceae bacterium DB1 genomic DNA includes:
- a CDS encoding arabinose-5-phosphate isomerase, translating into MSLPLAREVLQIEADGIVALLDQLDDEFNRAIALIMNCPSRIIITGIGKSGIIAQKISATFNSTGTPSFFLHPVEAMHGDLGIVDHNDVVLAISYSGETSELSLLLPTLKKRGVKTIALTGNKHSTLARFADVVLSAQVPREACPLGLAPTASTTAALAMGDALAVVLIEKKQFAASDFRRNHPGGSLGERLKVKVREVMLTGSLIPLVNSGATLREAIEALNQKSLGAVLVADNDMELCGIITDGDLRRLISKPQPVDTTTMTARDVMTPSPKTIEDDLLAADALSIMQRYEVTILPVQDKSGRLVGMLHLHDLLGKGEFRLLV
- a CDS encoding cob(I)yrinic acid a,c-diamide adenosyltransferase gives rise to the protein MSEVKTGKAHPGGGLVLLYTGDGKGKSTAAFGQAMRAAGHGMKVCIIQFIKGKWQTGEAMSFARLADRVEFHVKGSGFTWLSDDKSAAIRAAEEAFAFAAEKIMSNRFDMVVLDELTYLITYGMVAENEVLELIKRRPAALHLVITGRGASENLMNAADLVSEIRMIKHPYEKGIEARKGIEF
- a CDS encoding amidophosphoribosyltransferase, which produces MALHAASSRPKEECGICGIFGHPDSAKLAYFGLYALQHRGQESAGIVTSDGNQIFEHKAMGLVSEVFTEKNLQRLHGHMAVGHVRYSTTGSSTIVNAQPFTARHRDRFFAVAHNGNLVNIRKLKDELEQNGSIFQSTMDSEVVVHLLASMSHLPFPEAIGETFRRIKGAYSILLMTRDKMVAVRDPNGFRPLCLGKKSNGAYVVASETCALDLIEANYMRDVEPGEVLIIDQNGIESFFLQEKCTPSYCIFEQVYFARPDSDIFGLNVYSCRKKMGQILARECKVDADFVMPFPDSGNYAAIGYSQESGIPMEMGVIRNHYVGRTFIQPSQSMRDFSVRVKLNPVRSFLRGKRVIIIEDSIIRGTTGRSRIRSLRKSGVKEVHMMVSCPPTRYPCYYGIDFPSQVQLIAANKSIDEIRQYLELDSLHYLSLEGLVESTGMPAENFCLACFNNRYPVEPDTDFHKLSLCSGCGA
- a CDS encoding cytochrome C, encoding MKKYNRLFSLCLVAAFAVPVAANANENHKEISGPFATPMDVTKKCLECHEDAARDVMATSHWTWSLEQDVPGQGKVQRGKKDVINNFCISINSNWPRCTSCHVGYGWKDANFDFSDESRVDCLICHDTTGTYVKPPAGAGMPAGFTGKPGMDKQPVDLVKVARNVGKPEREDCLGCHANGGGGNNVKHGDIDQSLIMPTKEIDFHMGTDSLNFTCQECHSGSGHHLRGNALLVSPAGNNPVTCTQCHEEKPHAESLLNNHVDTVSCQACHIPVFAKKDATKMSWDWSQAKKMPKEQAEEKDAHGHAVFLANKGRFVYEEKVVPTYAWYNGSAGAYKLGDKIDPAEVTRLNYPLGDIHDAGAKIHPFKVHTGKQIYDVKNKYFITPKVFGFPGDEDAFWVGFDWNKASAAGMKESGLDYSGEYGFAPTVTYWPINHMVSAKNEAVGCLDCHGDKGRMDWKALGYAGDPMVTKGAGRAKK
- a CDS encoding 4Fe-4S ferredoxin: MGIASKEINPAFSAEVTDLPGGEYLNRCFSCGACSGICPVSQAIPDFDPRKIIHMIRMGLKDRLLHSNLLWFCSRCRSCVFVCPQDVRFADIMNALRELALQQGIISEQDLLDKGKAAWVERDLCVSCLTCVRVCPWEIPKIDGQGVAAISVRDCRACGICVAECPAQAIKLHESEDEKLIAACGI
- a CDS encoding sigma-54-dependent Fis family transcriptional regulator, with translation MIDLFSKENSYKIIETMSEGLMLINSSGRILYINKALEEMLQYTKEELIGKKCDILECDSCFGAKQKGKGKFCGLFQSGEVRALKCAFRRKDGSLVSVFKNAAILRDDAGNILAGVENLTDMSAIEEKDRVISFLKRHLHHEEGFQGLIGNTPMMRKLFDLTRSAAQSDSPAIIYGESGTGKELIASALHRLSSRRDKPYIKVNCAALNENLLESELFGHARGAFTGAQSDRVGRFEAADGGVIFLDEIGDMPPPLQTKLLRVLQEQEIERVGDHQPIPINVRIISATNKNLQKLIKEGLFREDLYYRIGVIPICTPSLRERKEDIPLLVETFIERTSLKTGKEIHGVSRETMELLVRYNWPGNVRELINVIEYAYVLCPGGLILPDHLPSHFAGHPKILNIPQVKSRINKAENERQRLLQALKAADGNKSEAARILGISRVTLWKRLKKHQIEINHTIDV